The genomic region tattatttgtttaaacGCTGTGAATGAACTGACACTCTCGTTCTCCTCGTAATGCTCCAACACCAGCCTTTTAATCAGGGAGTTGTTGTCAATTTTCAAATACTTTGTAAAGAAAATCTTGGCCAATTTTATGCAGTTTATAAAGCTTTTATCCCTCACTAATATACTTTTACACCTTTCGTTGAGTACATATTCTTCGTACAGCTCACTATCTTCTCTGTATATAATCAGTTTATACACATATCCTCCGTATTCTATGTAATATTCTAAATCCTCAGGCCTGTTGGAATACTTGGTAGTAACTGAATTGTTTACTGAGTTATTGATGGTTGGTTTCCCCACCTCCAAAATATGGTAGTGAATTTGATAGTGGCGTCTAAGAAGATTAATGAGGTATATGAGGAGTGCTGTATTGATGTAACTTGCAGTTTTGGGATTTCTTAAATTTGGGTCGTTTCCCCACTTTATcatcaatattatactGTTATCCAGTGCGTTCGTATCAAATTGGTCATTGTCAGGCATGTCATACAAGTTAAGGTAGGAATAGGAATCGCTGAGTGGGTATATATTCAGTATGTTGATGGGCAAGTCCAACGACATGATGATATCAACAAGATTATTAGTGTTGACTATCAAATTCTTTTGAGTTTCAGTAATTAACGGGTACTTTATATTCAACCTGTTGATACCCaaatttacttttatttttaactttttaatTAGGAAATCTAGTAATTCTCTAACTATATTATTCCTATTACTGAACAACTTTTCCTCTTTCGTACCACTACTTTCCACAACTGTTTCAAATAGGGTCATGTAGGACAATATATTGTTCGACTTAACGAGCTTATAGTTGTTTTGGAAGAAATGTTgaaaaaatgataatttcCCAACTTCTTCAGTCAATTCAATCCTGCTGTTCATTTCCCCGTTTTCGTCAACTACAAAGTATAATACACTCAGTCCATCCGTGGCATCGATTTCTTCATTCTTATCAGTAATACATGTAGTGGGATTAAGTATAAAGCAGTGGAGAAGTTTTAAACTATATTTTAAACAGTAACTTAACAGAAATCTCAGCTGATTTGTAAAATCtaatatttgatttgaGTTACACTTGAAAGAAATAAAGTGGTCATAAAAATTACACAGCAGAGGACGCCTTAAAAAcagtttatttaatttttggtCCTTACTTAGCACAGGGGAATTTAGAATGTTGAGGGTTAGCGAAACAAAATACTTTAGCCGATGATATGAAGGTTCAATATGacttaataaattcaactCGTTGTATTTCTCTATCCTCATCACTAACCCCTTACTATACTTATTTACTCCTTCCAAATAATATCTTCTAGAGTCTTCTTCTTGTATATCTATTATGGTCTCCTTTTCGTCTGGACCTGTCTGAAATTGTTTAACTGTAACTGATGAGTTGAccatattattttcaacattTGATAGATAAAACAAGTTGATGCTGTCATGGTTATTGAAGAAATTAAGTAAGTTGTTGAACAGGAGAAtagttttaatattcttagAGTAGTTGTTAATTGTACATAAATGTGTCAGTATTAGATTTACTACATATCCgtttatatcattattacATAGATAGTCTTGTGCGCTCCCTAGAGCATCTGTACAGGGAGTAAGTTGATTGAAAAATAACAACTTGAACAAAACTATCGCGTTTGAAATATTTGGGTATTCTTGATGAACTTGATCAAACTTTTCTAGAATGAACTCATTTACATTAACTTTTCTACTCTTTCCAAATTTTACTGGCGTGAAAAACAACTTAATCCTATATAGTGTTTTCCTCGATTTGGTGtcataaaataataaagttatCACATTATTGAAcaaattgttatttatgTTTACTACTCTTGTAACTAACAGCTTTATTCCTAAATCATTTTCGACACATTGAATTAAGTTCACACAATGGTCCTTAAATCTAGTCTTAAAAAAATCTAAAACTTGGTTAAAGTCACTTTTCTGGTGTAACTTTAGCAAAAAATCCACATTAATGTTGTTTTTAAGAATATAGTCGTAGCGGTACCCACCGAAGGCTTCGTAGGATTCTAACAGCTTATCCTTGACCAGATTTTCCaataatttcttaaaattttccaaaattGCTTTTAAATTCTGTGAAActtttgattttaagttgtttaaatctaatttatatttttttattattttcaatacGTCCTCCTCAGTCACCAACTCCACTTCAATATTGTTATCTAATTTTCTCTTCTTCATCCTTCTTTACAATataatacacattaaaCCTATATGCgattattatacattattattacattatttttatacaatataGAACACCAACCACATAACAAACACCATTTACTGAATTATTTCTCTAGtatatactatattttGTGcatatattaaacaatattaattatgtttTGGAACAGTGAAATGTTATTTGAAAAGgctttaaaattaaaatgataGTTTTTCTTACACATCTTCAGCAGTAACAAGTGATAATCTTTACTTAGAATTAACTTCTTTATAtgtaatttctttatttcAGACTCATACAAGGATTTATTTGATGTTGAACTGTTAGAATCCGGTCCTCCATTAGTGCTTTGCAAATTAGTTATAAACTGTTTCGTCAACAAATTTGTTGAGACATAGAGGAACGAGAGAACATATAACAACTTGTTATATAGAACTGTTAAATCATCGGAGGAATTAGTCATTATTGACGTGTTTAACCAATTGATTAACTCTTGAACATTATCTTtgagtaaattatttgCCATATCATGAGCATCAACAGTGCTGGGAACAGTACTAGAATTCACCGGTGTGTTGTCCGTAAATGTGGTAGAATTACACATGATGATGTAGTAATTTGAGTAATAATACTTCTTCATCACGTTGATGAAGCCGATTCTAAGCGTCAAACTGTTACCATCCGCAGGCCCATTAGTTTCGTTTAAATTCTCTCTTGAGCTTTCATTAGTTTCATTCGGAGTTGACAATTTGACGAACTCGTGAGTCACACTATTgtacaaataatattctaaatGTGTTGGTTGCATTGTTTTCAAAGTGACGTTGTAGTGCAGTAGGTTcatttttatgtttttgATCATCTTCGAGACCTTGCTAACCAGCAGCTTAATCTTGTTCAGCACGAATATTTCTACGTTATACAGCACGTTGTCCAACACTTGTATACTCATATTTATTGTCAATGCATCTAAACACATTTGATTTATGCATATATATGTCaataactaaaaaaataCTTGAGTTGTAAATGAGTTTCCTGCAGCTTGGGCAGTTGTTATGTTGGAAGAGCCATGATTTTAAACAGTTCAGATGAAACACGTGTCCGCATTCCAGTTTTCTGCTATTGACAGTGATGACGTCACGGCATATGATGCAGTTCAAATTCTTCTCATCATCGGCGCATTTATATCTGAATCGCAGTTAATTACATGAAGTTAGCAAGGTGTGTATAGAATTACTTGGTGTAGAGCAATTTTGAAATCTTTCGGTACtcaattaacattttaatgCGATTGAACAGGTTTTTCGTCACCTAAACACAGATTTCACCcagttttaaaatttattttaaatatttc from Theileria annulata chromosome 1, complete sequence, *** SEQUENCING IN PROGRESS *** harbors:
- a CDS encoding uncharacterized protein (Tap152h01.q1c.C.cand.26 - score = 71.74;~SMART 5 transmembrane domains at aa 45-67, 106-128, 149-171, 181-203 and 224-246; RING (SM00184) at aa 304-342, E()=2.17e-05; ZnF_NFX (SM00438) at aa 320-344, E()=0.00e+00;~6 probable transmembrane helices predicted for TA02935 by TMHMM2.0 at aa 10-32, 45-67, 106-128, 149-171, 181-203 and 224-246;~Signal peptide predicted for TA02935 by SignalP 2.0 HMM (Signal peptide probability 0.665, signal anchor probability 0.064) with cleavage site probability 0.196 between residues 22 and 23), yielding MLQDMLYRYAIVSHLLLACSIGHISTTVNGFYDIITRFLSNKTCLAILYNYSLMLYIYCCKIPIFIFLGNLTQLESEELIENIRNYIMDTVLFLILSKPRFNGKEVLMSDLVKCITLLTSLKSFHIILNIRLSHMFEIDIPKFMKIFRICSFIYILSLINCFLLNLFFINLNNKNTFTLWVLFELLGMFINLLFSTIKFIINLVDLYQPNVQGTEYYVGLINKMIILFYIELMHDILSLLIFTVFMIVFFINNPINIPIYMIIDIIHVTKNLFNRIKMLIEYRKISKLLYTKYKCADDEKNLNCIICRDVITVNSRKLECGHVFHLNCLKSWLFQHNNCPSCRKLIYNSNALTINMSIQVLDNVLYNVEIFVLNKIKLLVSKVSKMIKNIKMNLLHYNVTLKTMQPTHLEYYLYNSVTHEFVKLSTPNETNESSRENLNETNGPADGNSLTLRIGFINVMKKYYYSNYYIIMCNSTTFTDNTPVNSSTVPSTVDAHDMANNLLKDNVQELINWLNTSIMTNSSDDLTVLYNKLLYVLSFLYVSTNLLTKQFITNLQSTNGGPDSNSSTSNKSLYESEIKKLHIKKLILSKDYHLLLLKMCKKNYHFNFKAFSNNISLFQNIINIV